A stretch of Methanobrevibacter sp. YE315 DNA encodes these proteins:
- a CDS encoding zinc ribbon domain-containing protein yields MALENYCGKCGNRILPNEPYCRNCGAKTNNNSKNDVHVFTIPIYNIGFFNFNIDFSPYLESKRSDFKYEICSCGYINNVDNEFCYMCGAKRKESRLARILKNRSKPKFSMDNVLCECGAINSRENVYCEMCGKKLLEDKDDSHDNYSNFSLEFKDPIFCTCGEENEKFALFCKNCGLPLRNYGVLNDVFILCTCSTINEVTSSFCIECGTNLKKENSLIACVCGHKNPITSKFCQNCDRPLNPQRLVKSKIICSCGEILEWDSEFCHNCGKNIKSAVLLKNSFNTVKSLKNRFR; encoded by the coding sequence ATGGCTTTAGAAAATTATTGCGGAAAATGTGGTAATAGAATACTTCCAAATGAACCTTATTGCCGCAATTGCGGTGCAAAAACAAACAACAATTCCAAAAATGATGTTCATGTTTTCACCATTCCCATATATAATATAGGTTTCTTTAATTTTAACATTGATTTTTCACCATATCTGGAAAGTAAAAGAAGCGATTTTAAATATGAAATCTGTTCTTGTGGCTATATTAATAATGTTGATAATGAATTTTGTTATATGTGCGGAGCCAAACGTAAGGAAAGCAGGCTAGCCCGTATTCTAAAAAATAGGTCCAAACCCAAATTTTCAATGGATAATGTATTGTGTGAATGCGGTGCAATTAATTCTCGAGAGAATGTTTATTGTGAAATGTGCGGCAAGAAATTGCTTGAGGATAAAGATGATTCCCATGACAACTATAGTAATTTCAGTTTAGAATTTAAAGATCCTATATTTTGCACATGTGGTGAGGAGAATGAGAAATTCGCTCTGTTCTGTAAAAATTGCGGGCTTCCATTAAGAAATTATGGCGTATTGAATGATGTGTTCATATTATGCACTTGCTCAACAATAAACGAAGTAACCTCAAGTTTCTGCATTGAATGCGGAACCAATCTAAAAAAGGAAAATTCATTGATTGCATGTGTTTGCGGACATAAAAACCCGATTACTTCTAAATTTTGTCAAAATTGTGATAGGCCTTTAAATCCTCAAAGACTTGTCAAATCCAAAATCATCTGTTCCTGTGGCGAGATTCTTGAGTGGGATTCTGAATTCTGCCATAACTGCGGTAAGAATATCAAAAGTGCGGTTCTATTAAAGAATTCATTTAATACTGTAAAAAGTCTTAAAAATAGGTTTAGGTAG